In the Podospora pseudocomata strain CBS 415.72m chromosome 5, whole genome shotgun sequence genome, one interval contains:
- a CDS encoding hypothetical protein (EggNog:ENOG503NYEN; COG:S): MSPSGRLPTPDFYDDDDRLPATRQEAIDHILQIRRWQEDSGFLTSRAFQGMLKTLSENLTTTTSRFIYELLQNADDLDYGGASPQVHFTYDAEKRHLLVESNEIGFKKKNVRAICSAAESSKNTQRGCGIERRLIGEKGLGFKSVFKVASSVWIRSGHYSFRFDRDGELGRIRPIWDDDFPAEEYAAGLTTAILLKIASPTHDRQTGTSDPMDLVLQGLENLKPGHLLFLSKAKEVKVGKVVGSGALRSFIRGSTATAKPTAVFKADHIPPHRNTLLPVSLYHNDVINQQVAFRHLVTDLPDTPERPGCLESEVTLVFPLKIPLDEPPESQMVYAFLPIRDYGFKLSIHGDFLLVPSRESIIDNVWNRALVEGVCRALVNAIPGFHRFGYHELFYRWPLLLPPGPTRSDIFEPVQNRLRDLCSLNPVLEDSKGRLVCGSQLKIVPTRLKDQDGRNILPAAYSTQHLISDKYPARIHAKLQALGVPLLSPEDFLADLGGFISNFPTEFRGMPVSWHNALCKALHSLLDTHREVIETLEIIPVHDKTWVSFKGRRLYLPSDVDLKLPVSISPLGIDLDIRQNADRAKFFQALGAQIVDKMSFCDLLLQEHQPDVPNQRFLALTLQDRIEDFVFLYRANWKPKNNDIPELWCAANVDPSKIWRLSWVYLPDKDPYSASSLAKETRLTLLFLHDLYLKTFSQLPGGLLWLSDTLKARRFLRVVQPGPLDWGVNTHRLHSDFKALLQRDPIKGLELLQHHWEFYRSWFVPTTQNGYEWTFSEEDIKSIHTFSSTQSELTNDLSMLEFPCHGGSMARLMDTALPRQSLLVLADQRLSYHCSEDHSLFCWICDIIKSMLARPGPRPVRSDRLLRVNEPEDKSWDFLRHFGVHVEPEPKVFLDYLVQLSGRATTQRDMEQLYEQLESSILKYGHKERDMKDIRQVTVTGATTRSALNGKNYIYIPRRGGQTVGWWAPTSLCVWDGPPCLRYIQRIKTFYPHRDNLFRNLLEISNANLNSLFLEVSHLDVSDTEHIKALLVQISQQLQVSAHDLDRPDFSSCAMFPVRLTGKKSMTVVLRSAEEEWCIPEERLHIEALSGVAPLSILDAGFFEMDGMEALVRELGLKERLVSRRLAGQETDKGDAVQHVAFEEVLRGKALYLAELIPNTISGLSFRRKKTQLVNVQVYSCTRINIKLKVKVNGKEVKGVPIKSRVAKEVVDDSLRFYIIDTRKSIPVHWLSELLVEFCGIKNNQDIQLLMQILNSNDDEIIRDELEYRRERMAVVRRPAEELEEEESSESESEVEAVPEPEPQPEPQPEVQPEVQPEPQSESEPEPEPEPEPESEADQSSLHPQRVSIVLRHSRSVDTGFEEAKRAKEPWKFLQVQEHETARPATTSKRSEHEDFIAMCYGHSHLDSPEVFTQFALDLLYRAGYRKSSPFCTWMPSEIHDRDPQATKRNSITTWSAVNQGFHAGSPLGLSATFKGPASTTTPPVLTLKGVYIDTVHACFDLDLRPDSRTLDLASILHRLRKFLAPLHPDPNPDKEDSKDQWRRDLYLLELLTGDSELPAATRNPTPLSRFIDTHQQANNPTPPQTPSDPSHRWFTPFAQQILALHPDDDRRILEPEVQANLDKVKATALAFLSRFPDPAVCITVSPENNTFFAGIVPGAAKPGDRVFVPHGSKVPFVVRRKSSGRPRQVSSVSQGSSVPQVPRESPSAKPPAFAKIVRRASMRTSFGLKWKSKALGGGLGRKKSKGGDLDQGTMTEFSPTGGLDSGVGSMEDVVAGGSVNGGGHGEHHEVGKERERSRSSFSFRRQESWDWEGKLGGHGGAGSVSAGAGGGGLGVMEEEVGEGEVAPEVKTVSLEGEDDRYELIGEGYVQGLMYFESSRARSGGEGREGVVCLV, encoded by the exons ATGTCTCCCTCGGGCCGTCTCCCAACACCGGACTTttacgatgacgacgacaggCTTCCAGCAACCAGGCAAGAGGCGATAGATCATATCCTTCAGATCCGGAGATGGCAGGAGGACTCGGGCTTTCTGACCAGCCGGGCGTTCCAGGGGATGCTGAAGAC ACTGAGTGAGAAtctgaccaccaccacttcccgCTTCATCTATGAGCTGCTCCAAAATGCAGACGACCTTGACTATGGGGGCGCGTCTCCGCAGGTTCACTTCACCTATGACGCCGAGAAACGCCACCTTCTCGTCGAGTCCAATGAGATTGgcttcaagaagaagaacgtcAGGGCCATCTGCAGTGCGGCCGAGAGTTCCAAGAACACGCAACGAGGATGTGGCATCGAGCGGAGATTAATCGGAGAGAAGGGTCTCGGTTTCAAATCAGTCTTCAAAGTGGCATCAAGCGTCTGGATCAGGTCTGGGCACTACTCGTTTCGATTCGACCGTGATGGAGAGCTTGGGAGGATACGGCCAATCTGGGACGACGACTTCCCCGCCGAGGAATACGCTGCCGGGCTCacaaccgccatcctgctcAAAATCGCCAGTCCAACTCACGATCGTCAGACGGGCACCTCGGATCCAATGGACCTTGTCTTACAAGGCCTGGAGAACCTCAAGCCCGGTCAtctcctctttctttccaAGGCCAAAGAAGTCAAAGTCGGCAAGGTTGTTGGTTCTGGAGCGTTGAGGAGTTTCATCCGGGGTTCGACGGCTACAGCTAAGCCGACAGCAGTCTTCAAAGCCGATCATATTCCACCACACCGCAACACACTGTTGCCGGTGTCATTGTATCACAATGATGTGATCAACCAACAGGTCGCCTTTCGGCATCTTGTCACGGACTTGCCCGACACACCAGAGCGCCCAGGGTGTCTGGAATCGGAGGTGACTTTGGTGTTTCCCCTCAAGATTCCACTTGATGAGCCACCGGAATCTCAGATGGTTTATGCGTTTTTGCCAATCAGAGATTATGGCTTCAAG TTGTCCATCCATGGCGACTTCCTTCTTGTCCCAAGCAGAGAAAGCATCATCGACAATGTGTGGAACAGGGccttggtggagggggtctGCCGGGCTTTGGTCAATGCCATCCCTGGCTTTCACCGATTTGGCTATCACGAGCTCTTCTACCGGTGGCCATTACTATTGCCCCCCGGACCAACACGCAGTGACATCTTTGAACCAGTACAAAATCGTCTGCGTGACCTTTGCTCACTGAATCCCGTCCTTGAAGACTCCAAAGGGCGCCTTGTCTGCGGGAGTCAGCTGAAGATCGTTCCGACGAGGCTCAAAGATCAGGACGGAAGGAACATACTGCCGGCTGCATATTCGACGCAACACCTCATTTCCGACAAATACCCCGCCAGAATTCACGCCAAACTTCAAGCACTCGGTGTACCGCTGTTGTCTCCGGAGGACTTCCTCGCCGACTTGGGAGGCTTCATCTCGAATTTCCCCACAGAGTTCCGGGGGATGCCAGTGTCGTGGCATAACGCTCTCTGCAAGGCTCTCCACTCCCTGTTGGACACCCACCGCGAGGTTATTGAGACCCTCGAGATTATCCCTGTTCACGACAAGACGTGGGTTTCCTTCAAAGGACGCCGTTTGTATCTCCCATCAGATGTCGACCTAAAGCTGCCCGTGAGCATCAGCCCACTAGGGATCGATCTCGACATCCGACAAAACGCCGACCGGGCCAAGTTCTTCCAGGCACTAGGTGCTCAGATTGTGGACAAGATGAGCTTTTGTGATCTTTTGCTTCAGGAACATCAACCTGATGTTCCGAATCAGAGGTTCCTTGCGTTGACTCTCCAGGACAGGATCGAGGATTTCGTGTTTCTGTACCGCGCGAATTGGAAGCCAAAGAACAACGATATCCCGGAGCTTTGGTGCGCAGCGAATGTTGATCCGTCCAAGATTTGGAGGTTGTCGTGGGTTTACCTGCCGGACAAAGACCCTTACTCTGCGAGTTCTCTTGCCAAAGAGACAAGGTTGACATTGCTTTTCCTCCATGACCTCTATTTGAAGACGTTTTCTCAGCTACCGGGTGGGCTTTTGTGGCTCTCTGACACCCTCAAAGCGAGAAGGTTTCTGCGTGTGGTGCAACCTGGGCCCCTGGATTGGGGTGTCAATACGCACCGGCTTCACAGCGATTTCAAAGCACTTTTGCAACGCGATCCAATCAAAGGATTGGAACTTCTGCAGCACCACTGGGAGTTTTACCGGTCTTGGTTCGTTCCAACAACGCAGAATGGCTACGAGTGGACCTTttctgaggaggatatcaagTCCATCCATACGTTTTCTTCCACTCAGTCGGAGCTGACGAATGATCTGTCGATGCTCGAGTTTCCGTGTCACGGTGGGAGCatggcgaggttgatggaCACGGCCCTTCCACGGCAGAGCTTACTGGTACTGGCTGATCAGAGACTATCATACCACTGCAGCGAGGACCATAGCTTGTTCTGTTGGATTTGCGATATCATTAAGTCGATGCTTGCTCGCCCCGGACCTCGCCCAGTTCGTTCTGACCGGCTGCTGAGGGTCAACGAGCCGGAGGATAAGTCGTGGGATTTTTTAAGACATTTCGGGGTTCATGTTGAGCCAGAGCCAAAGGTGTTTCTTGATTATCTGGTCCAGCTGTCTGGCAGGGCAACGACACAAAGGGATATGGAGCAGCTTTACGAGCAGTTGGAGAGTTCGATTCTGAAGTATGGGCACAAGGAGAGGGATATGAAGGATATCAGGCAAGTTACAGTGACAGGTGCAACT ACTAGATCCGCACTAAACGGCAAGAATTACATCTACATCCCCAGAAGGGGCGGTCAGACtgtggggtggtgggcacCCACTTCGTTGTGTGTCTGGGATGGGCCGCCGTGTCTGAGATATATCCAGCGCATCAAGACGTTCTATCCTCACCGCGACAACCTGTTCCGAAATTTACTCGAGATCAGCAACGCCAACTTGAACAGCTTGTTTCTGGAAGTCAGTCACCTTGATGTGTCTGATACAGAGCACATCAAGGCATTGCTGGTTCAGATATCGCAGCAACTGCAGGTTTCGGCCCATGATTTGGACAGGCCTGATTTCTCGAGCTGTGCCATGTTCCCGGTCAGGTTGACGGGTAAGAAATCGATGACGGTGGTGCTGCGCTCtgcagaggaggagtggTGCATTCCAGAGGAAAGGCTTCACATCGAGGCTTTATCTGGAGTTGCACCCCTGTCAATTTTAGATGCTGGGTTCTTTGAGATGGACGGGATGGAAGCTCTTGTCAGGGAGCTTGGTCTCAAGGAACGTCTTGTGTCTAGGAGGCTGGCTGGGCAGGAGACGGATAAGGGCGATGCGGTTCAGCATGTGGCCTTTGAGGAGGTGCTGAGGGGCAAGGCGCTCTATCTTGCGGAGCTTATCCCGAACACCATCTCAGGGCTATCCTTTCGCCGGAAGAAGACCCAGCTCGTCAATGTCCAAGTGTACTCTTGCACAAGGATCAACATCAagctcaaggtcaaggtcaacggGAAAGAGGTCAAAGGTGTACCGATCAAGAGCCGTGTGGCCAaagaggttgttgacgaCAGTCTCCGGTTCTACATCATCGACACCCGCAAGTCGATTCCAGTTCATTGGCTGTCTGAATTGCTCGTTGAGTTTTGCGGCATCAAGAATAACCAAGACATTCAGCTTTTGATGCAGATCTTGAACTCAAATGACGATGAGATCATCCGGGATGAGTTGGAGTACCGACGGGAGCGGATGGCGGTAGTTAGGCGCCCGGCAGAAG aacttgaagaagaagagtctTCCGAATCGGAATCTGAGGTGGAAGCGGTACCAGAGCCTGAGCCGCAGCCTGAGCCGCAGCCAGAAGTGCAGCCAGAAGTACAACCAGAGCCGCAATCTGAGTCTgagcccgagcccgagcccgagcccgagccgGAGAGCGAGGCGGATCAATCCTCACTTCACCCACAGCGAGTCTCAATTGTCCTCAGACATTCTCGGTCAGTGGACACGGGCTTTGAGGAAGCGAAAAGGGCGAAAGAGCCCTGGAAGTTTCTTCAGGTCCAGGAGCATGAGACGGCCAGGCCTGCAACAACATCGAAGCGCAGCGAGCACGAGGATTTCATTGCCATGTGCTATGGTCACTCTCACCTCGACAGCCCTGAAGTCTTCACCCAGTTTGCACTCGACCTCCTTTACCGTGCAGGGTATCGCAAAAGCTCCCCATTCTGCACCTGGATGCCCAGTGAGATTCACGATCGAGACCCTCAGGCTACAAAGAGAAACTCGATCACCACCTGGAGCGCTGTCAATCAAGGCTTTCACGCTGGCTCACCCCTGGGTTTATCCGCCACTTTCAAGGGCCCAGCAAGCACCACAACACCCCCTGTTCTCACCCTAAAAGGCGTCTATATCGACACCGTCCACGCTTGTTTCGACCTTGATCTACGCCCGGACAGCAGAACTCTAGACCTCGCAagcatcctccaccgcctgaGGAAGTTCCTCGCCCCCCTACACCCAGACCCCAACCCCGATAAAGAAGACTCCAAGGACCAATGGCGACGGGACTTGTAtctcctcgagctcttgACAGGCGACTCTGAACTCCCAGCAGCCACCcgaaacccaacccccctcagcCGCTTCATCGACACCCACCAAcaagccaacaaccccaccccacctCAGACACCGTCCGACCCATCCCACCGATGGTTTACCCCCTTTGCCCAGCAaatcctcgccctccaccccgacgacgacaggaGGATCCTCGAGCCAGAAGTGCAAGCCAATctcgacaaggtcaaggccaCTGCTCTCGCGTTCCTGAGTCGGTTCCCCGATCCGGCCGTGTGCATCACTGTCTCGCCGGAGAATAACACCTTCTTCGCGGGTATCGTCCCAGGCGCAGCCAAGCCGGGCGATCGAGTCTTTGTTCCCCACGGCTCTAAAGTCCCGTTTGTGGTGAGGAGAAAGAGCAGCGGTCGGCCGAGACAGGTGAGCTCCGTGTCGCAGGGTAGTAGCGTACCACAGGTGCCGAGGGAAAGTCCGAGCGCGAAGCCGCCGGCTTTCGCAAAGATTGTGCGGAGGGCGAGCATGAGGACTAGTTTTGGGTTGAAGTGGAAGAGTAAAGCgcttggtggggggttggggaggaagaagagtaaggggggggatttggaTCAGGGGACTATGACGGAGTTTTCTCCTAcgggggggttggatagTGGGGTGGGAAGtatggaggatgtggtggcGGGGGGGTCTGTGAATGGGGGTGGTCACGGGGAGCATCatgaggttgggaaggagagggagaggagtaGGAGTTCGTTTAGTTTTAGGAGGCAGGAgagttgggattgggaggggaagttgggggggcatgggggggcggggagtgtgagtgctggtgctggtgggggtgggttgggggttatggaggaggaggttggggagggggaggttgctcCTGAGGTGAAGACGGTGAGTttagagggggaggatgatagGTATGAgttgattggggaggggtatGTGCAGGGGCTGATGTATTTTGAGAGTTCGAGGGCTAGGAGTGGcggtgaggggagggaaggggtggtttgtttggtGTAG